The window GTCGACTTTGCCGCGGCCTAAATCGGCATCATTGATGTGAATGACAATGCCATAAATTTTGTCGTCATCGGCGGCCTTGTTCATCCGTTCCATCAGCCGCCCCAGGTTCGGCTGCATTTCGCCAAAGATGCCTGGTTGCGTGGGCCCTTCCGGATAACTTTCGTCCAGCATGAAGCTGGCCAGCGTCAGCTTAGATTTCGATTTGTCGGCCGCTTTTTCGCTTTTGTCGCTGGCGGCTTTTTCGTCGGCCGCCCCCGCCAACCGCGTGGCCAAAAACACACAAACCACCGCCAGATAACCGATTCGTCGCAAGTGCATCGCATCCGTCTCCTGAATTCAAGCTGAAAAATCCGCGGTCGGTCGGCTCTGTTAGCCGTCCTTTAATCCATCCAATTAGTCTAGTCCTGGAATTCCAATCAAGCTAGCGCGACTAATCACCCCGGCCCTTCCGAACCCCCTGAATTCGGCCATGGGTTGCCCAAAATTCTCGATAAATCCAGTAATTTCGCCCATTTTCACGTAACGTTCAACCCGCCGCCCCTCGGCTACAATGCGGGGTATGAAATGCGATAGCTGTGGCGATGAATTCGATGACAAGGGGAAGCTCTGCCCTAAATGCGCCCAATTCAAACGGAAGCTCCGGCTCATTCTCATCGTCGGGCTGCTCGTGCCGGTGGGGCTTATAGCACTGCACTTTCTACTGCCGAAAACTAGCGGCAAGCCGTTGATAACTAACCCGACTGGTCAGTATCCACACTATCCCTGAGCCGTCCCTCAGAGTTTTTGGGCAGGATTCTTAGTTTTTGGGCAACTCGACGTTTTTAGACAAAGCCCCAAATGACTGATTATTTGTACAGAATAGTGTTTTTTTATACAGACGGGAATATTTATGCAAAGCCATCTTGACTGTGAACAGGCGTATATTAAACTTCGGTAACGGGCAGACGGGCCCGATGTGGAATTTTGTCCGTCATATTCATTAACCCAGGTGGCACGATGGCCGATATGGAACAACTCACCAAACGGCAAAAGCTGGTGTACGAATTCATCCGCGACAAAATTCGCAATCGCGGCTACGGCCCCACGGTGCGGGAAATTGGCGAGCATTTTGACATCGCCTCGCCCAATGGCGTGATGTGCCATCTCAAAGCCCTCGAGAAAAAAGGGCTCATTTCGCGCGAGCCCAACATGTCCCGGGCCATTCAACTGGAACACGATGAGAGGGGATTGCCGCTGTCGGGCCGCGTGGCCGCCGGCGTGATGCACGAAGCCATCGAGCAAAACGAGCGGCTCGATTTTGAGGCCGTGTTCAACAACAAGCGCAACAATTTGTTCGCGCTGAAAGTCAGCGGCGATTCGATGATCGACGCCCACATTGACGACGGCGATTTCGTGATCATCCGCCGCCAGCAAACCGCCCAACCGGGCCAAATTGTGGTGGCGCAAACTGCTGATGGCGAAGCCACGCTGAAGCGCTACTTTCCGGAAAAAAGCAAAAAGCGAATTCGCTTGCAACCGGCCAATCCGGACATGAGCCCCATTTATGTGAAAGACTGCCGCATCCTGGGCATCGTTTCCGGCGTAGTGCGGAAGGTCGAGTGAGTTAGAAGCGGTTAACAACTAGCGATTAACAATTAGCTGCTAGCCCAGCAACCGAAATGATCCGCCCCAAGCCAACGACTCGTTCGTCGGCCGCATCGCCTCGTCGCCTTCCAATCTTCAGGGCACACAAAAACAGATTCGGCCGATTTGAATCCGCATTCAAATCAATTCCGCGATGGGCTCTACGGTGGGCGGAAGCGTGGCCGGGTTGAACTGGAAATGACGGAACATCATGGCCAGCACATTTCCCGCACGGTACGGCTGGCTGCGCGATCTTTCGCGCTCGCCGATGGGGCCGGTATCGCCAACCACTTGGCCCGTTTTCAATCCGCCGCCGGCAAATAGCACGCTGCCCGATGTGGCCCAGTGATTGCGCCCGCCGTGTTCATTCAGCCAGGGCGTGCGGCCAAACTCGCCGTGGGCAATAATCAGCACGTCTTTGTCCAGCCCGCGCTGATACACGTCGGTAATGAAATCGTATAAGAGCCGATCGTACGCTGGCAGCTTCTCGCGCAATTCCTGAAAGATGGTTAACGACCGCCCCAACACCCGACCATGTGTATCCCAATTGCCGTGCGGCAAGGCAATGGTTTGGCTGCTTTTGATTTCGATGCGGCGAGGCGCGGGTTCATCCTCCGCCTCCGTTGCCATCGTTTCCGTAGACCGAACCAGCACCTCAATTCGGCAACCCGCCGGCGCTGCAGCATTTGAATTCATCACCGACGGATCATGCCGGTCCGCCATTTCCACGCCGTTGACAATCGCAAACTTGTCGGCAATTTTCGCGTGCAGCGGCAAATGCTCGCAGACACGCATGCCGGGCACATTGGTGCTGATCGCCCGAAACTCGCCGCGAATTTCCGCCGGCGCAGCGGGCTTCATGTCGTACATATCTAACTGGCTGGGCCCGCCCGGCAAAACCACGTACACCACCGACTTAACGCCTGGCGTCAAACGCACCAGCGGCTTTGGGCCACGCTGCTGCACGGTTTGAAAGGCCGCCATTGCCGGGCGAGATAAAAACTGCGGCAGCGCCAGGCCGCCCAGTG of the Pirellulales bacterium genome contains:
- the lexA gene encoding transcriptional repressor LexA produces the protein MADMEQLTKRQKLVYEFIRDKIRNRGYGPTVREIGEHFDIASPNGVMCHLKALEKKGLISREPNMSRAIQLEHDERGLPLSGRVAAGVMHEAIEQNERLDFEAVFNNKRNNLFALKVSGDSMIDAHIDDGDFVIIRRQQTAQPGQIVVAQTADGEATLKRYFPEKSKKRIRLQPANPDMSPIYVKDCRILGIVSGVVRKVE
- a CDS encoding DUF1501 domain-containing protein gives rise to the protein MEMLTGGCASGSDNAGGNRRQFLKNGAVTLGGLALPQFLSRPAMAAFQTVQQRGPKPLVRLTPGVKSVVYVVLPGGPSQLDMYDMKPAAPAEIRGEFRAISTNVPGMRVCEHLPLHAKIADKFAIVNGVEMADRHDPSVMNSNAAAPAGCRIEVLVRSTETMATEAEDEPAPRRIEIKSSQTIALPHGNWDTHGRVLGRSLTIFQELREKLPAYDRLLYDFITDVYQRGLDKDVLIIAHGEFGRTPWLNEHGGRNHWATSGSVLFAGGGLKTGQVVGDTGPIGERERSRSQPYRAGNVLAMMFRHFQFNPATLPPTVEPIAELI